In a single window of the Cupriavidus basilensis genome:
- a CDS encoding SDR family NAD(P)-dependent oxidoreductase — MKIDLTGKIALVSGSTAGIGFATAKGLAGAGASVILNGRSEATVDKALQALRAAVAGADVTGFVGDLTDPEVCARLVAAHPRVDVLVNNLGIFQQQDFFETPDSEWTRFFETNVMSGVRLSRAYAPSMAGRKWGRIVFVSSESALNIPVDMIHYGFSKTAQLAVSRGLAKRLAGTGVTVNAVLPGPTLSEGVTDMLKDAMASSGQSAEAVAADFVKTHRSTSIIQRAASVEEVANMIVYACSPQASATTGAALRVDGGVVDTIA, encoded by the coding sequence ATGAAGATTGATCTCACGGGCAAGATCGCCCTTGTTTCAGGATCCACCGCCGGCATCGGCTTCGCAACGGCCAAGGGACTCGCTGGCGCGGGCGCCAGCGTCATCCTCAACGGGCGCAGCGAGGCCACGGTGGACAAGGCCCTGCAAGCGCTGCGCGCCGCCGTTGCCGGCGCTGACGTGACGGGCTTCGTCGGCGACCTAACCGACCCCGAGGTCTGCGCCCGGCTGGTGGCGGCCCATCCCCGGGTGGATGTGCTGGTCAATAACCTTGGCATCTTCCAGCAGCAGGACTTCTTTGAGACGCCCGACAGCGAGTGGACCCGCTTCTTCGAAACCAACGTCATGTCGGGCGTGCGGCTGTCACGGGCCTATGCGCCATCCATGGCCGGGCGCAAATGGGGACGAATCGTGTTCGTCTCGTCGGAATCGGCACTGAATATCCCCGTCGACATGATCCACTACGGCTTTTCCAAGACCGCGCAACTGGCAGTCTCGCGCGGGCTGGCCAAGCGGCTTGCCGGTACCGGCGTGACCGTCAACGCGGTACTGCCCGGCCCCACGCTGTCGGAGGGCGTCACCGACATGCTCAAGGATGCCATGGCAAGCTCGGGGCAATCCGCCGAAGCCGTGGCAGCGGACTTCGTCAAGACACACCGTTCCACCTCGATCATCCAGCGTGCCGCCAGCGTCGAAGAAGTCGCCAACATGATCGTCTATGCCTGCTCCCCGCAAGCCTCGGCCACAACCGGCGCCGCATTGCGCGTGGACGGCGGAGTCGTGG
- a CDS encoding type II toxin-antitoxin system VapC family toxin, which yields MKFLLDSNAVIALLRGHAGFLNRLRQHQPQDFGIPAIVAHELFYGAFKSQRATENLARVEGLQFEVLDFDREDARHAGELRAALATAGTPIGPYDVLIAGQARARALTLVTHNTREFQRVPGLRVEDWEG from the coding sequence GTGAAATTCCTGCTCGACAGCAATGCCGTCATTGCACTCCTGAGAGGTCACGCAGGCTTTCTGAATCGATTGCGGCAACACCAGCCGCAAGATTTCGGCATCCCGGCCATTGTGGCGCACGAGCTATTCTATGGCGCGTTCAAGAGCCAACGCGCCACGGAAAACCTCGCTCGGGTCGAAGGGTTGCAATTCGAGGTGCTGGATTTCGACCGCGAAGATGCGCGTCACGCCGGTGAGTTGCGAGCGGCGCTAGCCACAGCCGGCACACCAATTGGCCCTTACGATGTACTGATTGCGGGCCAGGCCCGCGCCCGAGCCCTGACACTTGTCACCCACAACACCCGCGAGTTTCAACGCGTACCTGGCCTGCGCGTCGAGGATTGGGAGGGCTGA
- a CDS encoding OmpA family protein — translation MQAWLKVGCTVALVGVLALSGCKKKHDAAAPASDQAAAPAAASPAPAAASAAAPAAARFDIASVPMSTADLPPFPYIDWPSGLIDGHKFVKSSEFDRIYVIAGSQLLPVEGRYENRHFMNSDAKLSDLAAQRNYEAVIKALGGVKVSTMLPTNPAMLAQNNNDLGDLVVNKLRAAMSPDSYDYYLIRKPEGNVWIGLLVGGGYTQIITVTEGQMKTVVGLVKADDMQKALDEKGHIALYLNFDTDKAAIRQDDQPVIDEIGKLLDKAPTLKLSIDGHTDNVGDEKHNQQLSKKRAEAVAAALIAKGVDKSRVRAEGFGASKPIADNASEEGRGKNRRVELVRVAA, via the coding sequence ATGCAAGCATGGTTGAAAGTCGGCTGTACCGTTGCACTCGTCGGCGTACTCGCGCTGTCGGGCTGCAAGAAAAAACATGACGCGGCTGCGCCGGCCAGCGACCAGGCCGCGGCTCCCGCAGCCGCATCACCAGCTCCTGCCGCCGCATCGGCCGCAGCCCCGGCCGCCGCCAGGTTCGATATCGCGAGCGTGCCGATGTCCACTGCCGATCTGCCGCCCTTCCCCTATATCGACTGGCCAAGCGGGCTGATCGACGGCCACAAGTTCGTTAAAAGCTCCGAATTCGACCGCATCTATGTGATCGCCGGCAGCCAGCTCCTGCCGGTCGAAGGACGCTACGAAAACCGGCATTTCATGAACTCGGACGCGAAGCTGTCCGACCTCGCCGCGCAACGCAATTACGAAGCGGTCATCAAGGCGCTGGGCGGCGTCAAGGTCAGCACCATGCTGCCGACCAACCCCGCCATGCTGGCCCAGAACAACAACGACCTGGGCGACCTGGTCGTCAACAAGTTGCGCGCGGCGATGAGCCCCGACAGCTATGACTACTACCTGATCCGCAAGCCGGAAGGCAACGTCTGGATCGGCCTGCTTGTCGGTGGCGGCTACACCCAGATCATCACGGTCACGGAAGGCCAGATGAAGACCGTGGTGGGCCTGGTCAAGGCCGACGACATGCAAAAGGCACTCGATGAAAAGGGCCATATCGCGCTGTACCTGAATTTCGATACCGACAAGGCGGCCATCCGCCAGGACGACCAGCCGGTCATCGACGAAATCGGCAAGCTCCTGGACAAGGCGCCTACGCTTAAGCTGTCGATCGATGGGCACACCGATAATGTCGGCGATGAAAAACACAATCAGCAATTGTCCAAGAAGCGCGCCGAAGCCGTAGCCGCCGCACTGATTGCCAAGGGTGTCGACAAGTCCCGCGTGCGTGCCGAGGGCTTTGGCGCCAGCAAGCCGATTGCCGACAATGCCAGCGAGGAAGGCCGCGGCAAGAACCGGCGGGTGGAACTGGTGCGCGTGGCTGCCTGA
- a CDS encoding antitoxin has protein sequence MDTAKIFWSGRSQAVRLPKDFRFEASEVRIRRHGNAVILEPIASDWAWLDPIVGPLDEDFAQAASEQPADQSRPELDFFK, from the coding sequence ATGGATACCGCGAAAATCTTCTGGTCTGGGCGATCACAAGCCGTACGCTTGCCGAAAGACTTCCGTTTCGAGGCAAGCGAGGTGCGCATTCGCCGCCATGGCAACGCCGTCATCCTGGAGCCTATTGCCAGCGATTGGGCGTGGCTGGATCCCATCGTCGGCCCGCTGGACGAAGACTTCGCGCAGGCGGCAAGCGAACAGCCCGCAGATCAGAGCCGGCCAGAACTGGATTTTTTTAAGTGA
- the purT gene encoding formate-dependent phosphoribosylglycinamide formyltransferase: MTTIGTPLSPGATKVMLLGAGELGKEVLIALQRLGVETIAVDRYADAPGQQVAHHARTISMSDPDQLKALIEAEKPDLVVPEIEAIATQMLETLEAAGVVRVIPTARAARLTMDREGIRRLAAETLGVPTSPYKFCDSLEELQAAIDGGIGYPCVVKPVMSSSGKGQSKIDGPADVKAAWDYAMAGGRVSHGRVIVEGFIDFDYEITLLTVRAIGADGQVQTQFCEPIGHVQVSGDYVESWQPHPMHPAALQKSQQIAQAVTANLGGQGLFGVELFVKGEQVWFSEVSPRPHDTGMVTMITQWQNEFELHARAILGLPVSTALKSPGASAVIYGGVDAKGVVFDGVDEALRVPQTELRLFGKPESFTKRRMGVALAYDADVEAARVRAKDAAGRVKPRVAG; the protein is encoded by the coding sequence ATGACCACTATCGGCACCCCACTCTCGCCTGGCGCGACCAAAGTCATGCTGCTGGGCGCCGGCGAGCTCGGCAAGGAAGTCCTGATCGCGCTGCAACGCCTCGGCGTTGAAACGATTGCGGTGGACCGCTATGCCGATGCGCCAGGCCAGCAGGTGGCGCACCATGCGCGCACGATTTCCATGAGCGACCCGGACCAGCTCAAGGCGCTGATCGAGGCCGAGAAGCCGGACCTGGTGGTGCCGGAGATCGAGGCCATTGCCACGCAGATGCTGGAGACGCTGGAAGCCGCCGGCGTGGTGCGCGTCATCCCCACGGCGCGCGCGGCGCGCCTGACCATGGACCGTGAAGGCATCCGCCGCCTGGCCGCGGAGACGCTCGGCGTGCCCACCAGCCCCTACAAGTTCTGCGACTCGCTGGAAGAGCTGCAGGCGGCCATCGATGGCGGCATCGGCTACCCGTGCGTGGTCAAGCCGGTGATGAGCAGTTCCGGCAAGGGCCAGAGCAAGATCGACGGCCCCGCCGACGTCAAGGCCGCATGGGACTACGCCATGGCTGGTGGCCGTGTCAGCCACGGCCGCGTGATCGTGGAAGGCTTCATCGACTTCGACTACGAAATCACGCTGCTGACGGTGCGCGCGATCGGCGCCGACGGCCAGGTGCAAACGCAGTTCTGCGAGCCGATCGGCCACGTGCAGGTCAGCGGGGATTACGTGGAAAGCTGGCAGCCGCATCCGATGCATCCGGCCGCGCTGCAAAAATCCCAGCAGATTGCGCAGGCGGTCACCGCCAACCTGGGCGGGCAAGGACTGTTCGGCGTGGAACTGTTCGTCAAGGGCGAGCAGGTCTGGTTCAGCGAAGTCAGCCCGCGTCCGCATGACACCGGCATGGTGACCATGATCACCCAGTGGCAGAACGAGTTCGAGCTGCACGCGCGCGCCATTCTCGGCCTGCCGGTCAGCACCGCGCTCAAGAGCCCGGGCGCCAGTGCGGTGATCTACGGCGGCGTGGATGCCAAGGGCGTGGTGTTCGACGGCGTGGACGAGGCGCTGCGCGTGCCGCAGACCGAGCTGCGCCTGTTCGGCAAGCCGGAGAGCTTCACCAAGCGCCGCATGGGCGTGGCGCTGGCGTACGACGCCGACGTGGAAGCGGCCCGCGTGCGCGCCAAGGATGCGGCCGGACGTGTGAAGCCGCGCGTGGCAGGCTGA